The DNA window CCCTGGTGCTGATCATGTCGATCATCGGCTCGTTCCAGGTGTTCGACACGATCTCCGTCACCACCGGCGGCGGGCCCGCGGACGCCTCCAAGGTGCTGCAGATGTACATCTACGAGAACGCCTTCGGCCAGTACCAGTTCGGCTACGCCTCGGCGCTGTCCGTCGCGCTCCTGGTGATCCTCATGATCGTCACCTTCGCGCAGTACTGGATGACCCGTGCCGGCCAGTCGGATCTGGACTGAGAGGACGATCCCATGACCACCACCTCTGCCACCGCACCTGCCGTCACCGCAGCCACCCGACCGCGCAGGCCGTTCCCCTGGGGGAAGATCCTCGCCTGGGCGGTGATGATCCTCTTCCTGCTGATCACCCTGTTCCCCTTCTACTGGATGCTGCGCACGGCGCTGTCCAGCAACAACGCCCTGGCCACCGATCCGGCGAGCCTGCTCCCGGTGGGCATCAGCACCGGCGGCTTCGAGCGGGTCTTCGGCCTCCAGGATGTCGAGACCGCGATCTCCCAGGGCGGCTCCGGCGCATCCATCAACTTCTGGCGCTACCTGCTGAACTCGGTGATCGTGGCCACCACCATCACCGTGGTCCAGACCTTCTCCTGCGCCATGGCGGCCTATGCCTTCTCCCGCCTGCGCTGGCGCGGCCGGGAGGTGGTGTTCATGATCTTCCTGGGCTCGCTGATGATCCCGGCGATCTTCACCCTGCTGCCCAACTTCATCCTCATCAAGAACCTGGGCCTGGTGGACACCCTGCTCGGGATCATGCTGCCGGGGCTGTTCATCTCGAGCTTCGCGATCTTCTTCCTGCGGCAGTTCTTCAACAACATCTCCCGCGAGGTGGAGGAGGCGGCGCTGATCGACGGCGCCGGCAAGGTCCGGGTGTTCTTCACCCTGATCCTGCCGCTGGCGAGCGCGCCCCTGGCCACCCTCGGCCTGCTCACCTACATGAGCGCCTGGAACGAGTACTTCTGGTCGCTGATGGTCAGCTACACCGACCAGTCCCGGGTGCTCACCGTGGCCCTGGGCGTCTTCCGCGCCCAGTCGCCGGGAACCGGGCCCGACTGGTCCGGACTGATGGCCGCGACGCTCGTCGCCGCCGCTCCCATGCTGATCCTCTTCGCGCTGTTCGCGAAGAAGATCGTCAACTCCATCGGCTTCAGCGGGATCAAGTGAGGTCAGCCATGAACACCGAAGCACACTCCCCCCTCCCCTCCGTCTCGCGCCGCCGGCTGCTGCAGGGCTCCGCGGTGCTGGCCGCCGGCGCCGCAGGTGCCGGAGCGCTGAGCGCCTGCGGCGGCGCCGCCGCCCCGTCGGGCGCCACCCAGATCGACTACTGGCTCTGGGACGCCAACCAGCTGCCGGCCTACTCCGCGGCGATCGACCTGTTCATGTCGAAGAACCCGGACATCTTCGTGCGGATCACCCAGATGGGCTGGGACGACTACTGGACCAAGCTCACCGCGAGCTTCGTCGCCGAGGCCGGGCCCGACGCCTTCGCCGACCACCTCGCCCGCTACCCCGAGTTCGTGAACCTCGGCGTGCTCGCCCCGCTCGACGGGCTCGCGCCGCTCGAGGACATCACGGCGGACCGCTTCCAGGACGGCCTGCAGGAGCTGTGGAGCGACCAGGGAGGAACCCGCTACGGGATCCCCAAGGACTACGACACCATCGCGGTGCTCTACGACAAGAACATGCTCGCCGAGGAGGGCCTCACCCCCGAGGACCTCGAGGACCTGGACTGGAACCCCGAGGACGGCGGCACCTTCGAGAAGATGCTGGCCCGGCTCACGAAGGACAAGAACGGCGTGCGCGGGGACGAGGAGGGCTTCGACCCCGAGAACATCGCACGCTACGGCCTGGGCGGCGATGGCGGCACCGACTACACCGGCCAGACGAGCTGGTCCCCCTTCGCCCTCTCCACGGGGTGGACGTTCACCGACGCGGACACCTGGGGCTCCCGCTTCAACTACGACGACGAGCGCTTCGCCGCCACCATGGACTGGTACTTCGGGCTGGTCGACAAGGGCTTCTTCCCGCCCTTCGGCACCTTCGGGGACTCCTCCCCCGCCCAGTCCCAGATGCAGTCCGGCGTCTCGGCGCTGGCCACGGTGGGCTCCTGGATGATCAGCACCTACGCGGGCATGGAGGGCATGGACGTGGGGATCGCCCCGCTGCCGAAGGGCCCGGTGGGAACGCCGGTCTCGATGTTCAACGGTCTGGGCGACTCGATCTCGGCGCAGTCCGAGAAGAAGGAGGAGGCCGCCCGGCTGATCGCCTTCCTCGCCTCCGACGAGGCGCAGGAGCTGATCGGCGGCCGGGCCCCGTTCTTCCCGGCGACGGACGCCGGCACCGAGGCGGCGATCGCCTCCTATGCCGAGAAGGGGCTGGACGTCACCCCGTACACCGACCGGGTGGCGAACGGGGAGACGGGGCTGTATCCGCTGGTGGAGAACTCCGCGGAGATCGCCACGATCATGCAGTCCGCCTTCGACCAGTGCTGGATGCGCAAGCTCGACGGCGCGGACTTCGCCGCGTACAACGAGCGGGTCAACGCCCTGTTCCAGTGAGCTCCGCGCCGGGGTCGCGCCTCAGGGCGCGGCCCCGGCGAACTCCTGGATCGCGATCACGGCGACCCCTCGCGCCCAGTCGTCGAAGTCGCCGCTGAGGGTGCGCACCACGAGGTCCCGCTGTCCGTGGCCGCTGCGGAGGCGGAGGGCCGCCTCGACGTCCGGGGCGGCGGCGCGCACCAGGTCCACGTTCTCCCCGCCGAGCACGATCGCCTCGGGGTCCATCACCGCGACCAGTCCGGAGACGGCGGTGGTGACCGCCCGGGCCGTCGTGCGCGCGATCTCGAGGGCTCCGGCGTCCCCTGTCGCGAGGAGGGCGCGCAGCTCCTCCATGCCGCCGTCGGGGCCGAGCACCCCCTGCTCGCGAGCCCGGCGGAGCACCGCCGCGGTGCTCGCGACGTCCCGGAGGGCGACCGGCTCGCCGTCCGGCCCGACGCCGACGGGGAAGCGGCCGGTCAGCCCCGCCATGTGGTGGCGGCCGCGGATCACCCGGCCGTCGACCACGGTCGCGACGCCCACGCCCGCGCCGACGGTGAGCACCGCGAAGGAGTCGTAGGCGCGGCCGATCCCGAACCAGTGCAGGCCGTCCACCATCGCCACCAGGTCGTTCTCGACGACGACGGGGACCCGCACGCGGGATTCCAGCGCCGCGGCGAGCTCGACCGGCTCCCGCCAGCCCAGCAGGTGCGAGGAGACCACGGTGCGGCGCTCGGCGACCGGTCCGCCGAGGCCCACCCCGATCCCGGCGACGTGGGGATGCGCGGCGATCATCGCCTCGACCGCGATCAGCAGGGTCTCCTGCACGCTGCCGGGATCGGTGGCGCCCAGCGGCAGCACGAGCTCCTCGAGGACCACGGCGCGGGCGGTGGTCACCACGGCGTGGACCTCGTCGGCCGTGACCTTGACCCCGATGAATCGGGGGCCGCGGTTCTCCTCGATGTCCAGCGGCTCGTGCGGGCGCCCCTTGGCTCGCGGCACGGCGGTGAGCGCGTGGAGCAGATCGCGCTCGAGGAGGTCCCGGGTGACGCGGGTGACGGTGGGGGCGGAGAGCCGCAGCCGCTGGGACAGCTCGCTGCGGGAGCGGGGACCGAAGCGCAGCAGGTCCCGGTAGACGGCGCGCGTGCTGTCCCCACCGAGCTCGATCACCGGCGCGGCGCAGGCGTCGGTGCCCCGGTCGGTGTCGGCGAGTTCGTCCCCCTGCATGCCCCGAGCATATCCGCGACCTGCCCGGCACGACTGGTCAGAGGCTCGGGGAACAGGTGGAGCGGAGGGCCCGTTTCTGACATGCTTCCGATGTCACTTCCTCCGGGCGCCGACCGCGGCGCCCGGACCGCGCCACCCAGGGGGACCCATGACCGAGACCACGGCCGCCGCGACCGACGAGCAGGTCACGATCTACACCGCGTACGAGCTCGACTTCATGCTCGGCCTGCGCGACACGGAGAACGGGCGGATCACCCGCGACCAGATCGGGCTGCGCAGCGCCCCTGAGGCCGCCCAGGAGTTCGTCACCGCCGCGGTCACCTCCGGTCTCCGCGCCCGCGGCAAGGTGGAGCGCTCCGAGGACGGCCAGTGGCTGCTGGGCCAGGAGGGCCAGGTGGTCGCGACCGCGCTGACCGCCGCTGACCGCTGGCTGGGGATCGCCCTGGCCGAGGGCGAGGCGATGCGCATGGCCTTCATCATCAAGGCCGACGAGGCGATCATCATGCTCACCCAGGACGAGCTGGACTCCTTCGTGGTCACCGCGCTGCCCGGCCCGGAGCAGGTGCCGGCCTCGGTCTCGGACATCGTCGTGGCCTTCCTCGAGGAGGGCAACGAGCGCACCGTCTCGCTGCGCCGCACCGACCTCTCCGCCCCGGGCGATCAGATCCCGCTGATGTTCCACGTCGAGGCGGACTCCACCTGGAAGGCCGGCCACCTGCCTCTGGACGAGGAGGGCGTGCTGACGGTCTCGACCGCCGACGCGGGCTCCGTCACCGAGTCGGTGCGCGCCCTGTGGGAGGACGGCGAGAGCCGCGCCAGCGCCTGAGCAGGACCCAGCAGGACCCTTCGAGCGGCGCCGGTCCCCCGGTCTCAGACCACGGGGCCGGCGCCGTCCGTCTGCCCGGCGCGGCGGGCCCGTGCGGCGGCGAGGCGCCCGCGCAGGTCCCGATAGGTGCGCCGCAGCCGCACCATGAGGTAGATCCCGGCTCCCAGCAGCCCCAGCGCGAGCACGGCCGCGAGCGCCGGCAGCAGGACCGTCAGAAGGCCCATCACCACGACGGCGCCGTCCTCGGCGGTGGAGACCAGCACGTTGGAGACGGGCTCGGGCGAGACGTTGACGGCGGCCCGTGCGGTGGACTTGGCGGCGTGGGCCCCGAAGGCGGTCGCGGCACCGATCACCGCCATCACGATCGCGGTGGTGGTGTCCGTCTCCCCGCCCAGCAGGTAGCCGATCGCCGCGCCCGCGATGGGCCGGATGACGGTGTGCAGCTGGTCCCAGAAGGAGTCGAGGAAGGCGATCTTGTCCGCCGCGAGGTCGACCAGCAGCAGGATCCCGGTGATCACCAGGAGATCGGTGCGCTGGAGCACGTCGGGCACCTGCTCGAGGTCGAAGAGCCGGCCCGTGATCCCCAGCAGGAACAGCATGAAGTAGGGCCGGACCCCGCTCACCCAGCCCGAGCCCAGCGTCATCAGCAGTGCTTCCACGGTGGTCCTCCTGGTCGGTTCCTGCTCGGATCGTGCACGGGCCCGCTCAGGGGCGAGCGGCGGCCGCCTTCTCCCGTCGATGCAGCTCGATGCGCAGGGCCCGGATGTCCTGGCCCGACGCCTGTCCGTAGGTCCAGACATGGCGGTCGAAGGCGGGCATCACCACGCGCGAGCCGTCCCGCAGGCGCAGCGCCGCGGTGAGCCAGTGGACGGGATGCACCACGCGGGACTCGACGGCGAGGACGTCGCGCCACTCCACCCGCCGCGACCTCAGCCCCCCGACCACGTGCAGGCCGTCCTCGGTGATCTCGACCCGGGAGCGGGCGGTGCCGAGGGCGACGATGGCGAAGCGGATCCCGAGCAGCAGCAGGATCACGCCGAGGGCCCCGATGCCCAGCATCAGCAGCAGCATCCACAGGCCGGGTGCGTGCCCGTCCTCGAGCGTGACCAGCAGCAGCACGATCCCGACCGCGGCGATCACCGCTCCGCCCAGCAGCAGCGCCGAGAGCACCGCGCGCAGCACCGTGTCGCGGGTGGCGGCGGCGGGGAACAGGGCCCGCACCGTGCCCGCGGAGCGGCGGGTGGGACGGGAGCCGCGGTGCAGCTCGGAGACCATCCGCTCGACCGTCGAGCTGCTGCGCGCGTAGTCGGGCAGGGCCGTGCGGGGCCCGGTCTCGGGGCCGATCTGCCGGGGGATCGTCATGGACACAGCGTAGTGCGGGGCCGGGAGCACGGCGCGTAGTGTGCGGAGCATGTCCTCGCACGGCTCCTCCGCTCCTCGTTTCCGCCGCCCCGCCCCGCTGTTCGCCTCGGTCGCCGACAGCATCCCGGGTGATCCCGATCCCGCGACCTCGTCGGATCTCGCCCACGACTCCGCCCGGGCCCTCCTGGACGGGGTCTTCCACAGCGCGGATCCGGAGGTGGTCCAGCGCGTCCTGACGCTGGCCGCGGACGACGGGCTGACGGATCTGGCGGCGCTGTGGTCCGGCGCGCCCGCCACCTCCCTGCCCGGAGCCCTCTGGAGGCTGTACGTGCTGCACACCTGGTCGCAGCTGAACGGCGAGGACATGGTGCGCCGGTACCGGGCCGGTTCACGCACCGTCCCCGGGCTGCGCTACCTCTCGGGATTCGCGGAGCCGCCGGACGTCGAGCAGGTCCACCGCACGATGGATCAGATCCTGCGGGGCGCCTTCACGGGTGACCTCGGCCTCGCGCTGCGCCGCGCCGGGGCGGTGGCCACGATCGTGGCCCACGGCACCGCGCATCTGGCCGACGAGGACGACGAGGCCCACCGCACCCGACAGGCCGAGCGCCTGCTGAGCACCGGCGAGGACCTGACCGCCGCCGGCCGTCACGCGGAGGCCGGCACCCTGGACTGAGGCCCACACCATTCCACGGCGGCCCGGGCTTGCCCCGGCCGTCCTGTCGTGCCCTACGATGGGGGCGCGCCGGGCCGCGGTTGCCCCGGGCTCCAACATCTGCCGCTTCGAGCGGCCTTCGCGCC is part of the Brachybacterium ginsengisoli genome and encodes:
- a CDS encoding carbohydrate ABC transporter permease; amino-acid sequence: MTTTSATAPAVTAATRPRRPFPWGKILAWAVMILFLLITLFPFYWMLRTALSSNNALATDPASLLPVGISTGGFERVFGLQDVETAISQGGSGASINFWRYLLNSVIVATTITVVQTFSCAMAAYAFSRLRWRGREVVFMIFLGSLMIPAIFTLLPNFILIKNLGLVDTLLGIMLPGLFISSFAIFFLRQFFNNISREVEEAALIDGAGKVRVFFTLILPLASAPLATLGLLTYMSAWNEYFWSLMVSYTDQSRVLTVALGVFRAQSPGTGPDWSGLMAATLVAAAPMLILFALFAKKIVNSIGFSGIK
- a CDS encoding DUF4126 domain-containing protein — protein: MEALLMTLGSGWVSGVRPYFMLFLLGITGRLFDLEQVPDVLQRTDLLVITGILLLVDLAADKIAFLDSFWDQLHTVIRPIAGAAIGYLLGGETDTTTAIVMAVIGAATAFGAHAAKSTARAAVNVSPEPVSNVLVSTAEDGAVVVMGLLTVLLPALAAVLALGLLGAGIYLMVRLRRTYRDLRGRLAAARARRAGQTDGAGPVV
- a CDS encoding ROK family protein, which translates into the protein MQGDELADTDRGTDACAAPVIELGGDSTRAVYRDLLRFGPRSRSELSQRLRLSAPTVTRVTRDLLERDLLHALTAVPRAKGRPHEPLDIEENRGPRFIGVKVTADEVHAVVTTARAVVLEELVLPLGATDPGSVQETLLIAVEAMIAAHPHVAGIGVGLGGPVAERRTVVSSHLLGWREPVELAAALESRVRVPVVVENDLVAMVDGLHWFGIGRAYDSFAVLTVGAGVGVATVVDGRVIRGRHHMAGLTGRFPVGVGPDGEPVALRDVASTAAVLRRAREQGVLGPDGGMEELRALLATGDAGALEIARTTARAVTTAVSGLVAVMDPEAIVLGGENVDLVRAAAPDVEAALRLRSGHGQRDLVVRTLSGDFDDWARGVAVIAIQEFAGAAP
- a CDS encoding ABC transporter substrate-binding protein, translating into MNTEAHSPLPSVSRRRLLQGSAVLAAGAAGAGALSACGGAAAPSGATQIDYWLWDANQLPAYSAAIDLFMSKNPDIFVRITQMGWDDYWTKLTASFVAEAGPDAFADHLARYPEFVNLGVLAPLDGLAPLEDITADRFQDGLQELWSDQGGTRYGIPKDYDTIAVLYDKNMLAEEGLTPEDLEDLDWNPEDGGTFEKMLARLTKDKNGVRGDEEGFDPENIARYGLGGDGGTDYTGQTSWSPFALSTGWTFTDADTWGSRFNYDDERFAATMDWYFGLVDKGFFPPFGTFGDSSPAQSQMQSGVSALATVGSWMISTYAGMEGMDVGIAPLPKGPVGTPVSMFNGLGDSISAQSEKKEEAARLIAFLASDEAQELIGGRAPFFPATDAGTEAAIASYAEKGLDVTPYTDRVANGETGLYPLVENSAEIATIMQSAFDQCWMRKLDGADFAAYNERVNALFQ
- a CDS encoding PH domain-containing protein → MTIPRQIGPETGPRTALPDYARSSSTVERMVSELHRGSRPTRRSAGTVRALFPAAATRDTVLRAVLSALLLGGAVIAAVGIVLLLVTLEDGHAPGLWMLLLMLGIGALGVILLLLGIRFAIVALGTARSRVEITEDGLHVVGGLRSRRVEWRDVLAVESRVVHPVHWLTAALRLRDGSRVVMPAFDRHVWTYGQASGQDIRALRIELHRREKAAAARP